One Eubacteriales bacterium mix99 genomic window carries:
- a CDS encoding ADP-ribosylglycohydrolase family protein, whose amino-acid sequence MIGAIVGDIAGSRFEFNNYRKKDFELFSEECHVTDDSILTLAVAKAIMETCKVIRPLIGKPETGEKFYVMAEWMANKYLREIGRKYPECGYGGMFAQWIASEVPKPYNSFGNGAAMRVSPAGFAAGTEGEAISLADAVTQVTHNHEEGMKGAEAVAVAVFMARHGKSKMEIRKRINNDYYPLDFTIDVIRDAYEFNETCQGTVPQSIEAFLESTSFEDAIRIAISLGGDSDTLAAITGSVAEAFYGVPDEIRERALAYLDPYLRGIYDDWIAFIRDRKENNNKSTEPEKENKDNGI is encoded by the coding sequence ATGATCGGTGCGATTGTTGGCGATATTGCCGGCTCTCGGTTTGAATTCAACAATTATAGGAAGAAGGACTTCGAACTCTTTTCTGAGGAATGCCATGTGACGGATGACAGTATCCTGACGCTGGCCGTTGCCAAAGCGATTATGGAAACCTGCAAAGTAATCCGGCCGCTGATTGGCAAACCGGAAACCGGGGAAAAGTTTTATGTAATGGCGGAATGGATGGCAAACAAATACCTGCGGGAGATCGGCAGGAAGTATCCGGAATGCGGTTATGGAGGAATGTTTGCCCAGTGGATCGCCAGCGAGGTCCCCAAACCGTATAACAGCTTTGGAAACGGGGCCGCCATGCGGGTGAGCCCGGCGGGTTTTGCAGCAGGGACAGAGGGGGAAGCCATATCCCTGGCTGATGCTGTTACGCAGGTTACGCATAACCATGAAGAAGGCATGAAAGGCGCAGAGGCCGTAGCCGTAGCCGTTTTTATGGCAAGACACGGGAAATCAAAAATGGAGATCCGCAAACGGATCAACAACGACTATTACCCTCTGGACTTTACGATCGATGTGATCCGGGATGCATATGAGTTCAATGAAACGTGTCAGGGAACGGTACCGCAGTCGATTGAGGCATTTCTGGAATCCACTTCTTTTGAAGACGCGATCCGCATAGCCATTTCTTTGGGCGGAGACAGCGATACTTTGGCGGCAATTACCGGTTCCGTGGCGGAAGCCTTTTATGGAGTGCCGGATGAAATCCGGGAAAGAGCCCTTGCTTACCTGGATCCTTATCTTCGGGGCATTTATGATGACTGGATTGCCTTTATACGGGACAGGAAGGAAAACAATAATAAGTCAACGGAACCGGAGAAAGAAAACAAGGATAATGGCATCTGA
- the gatY gene encoding tagatose-bisphosphate aldolase subunit GatY, with product MSLTNPLELLQKATEEGIAVAAFNVHNLETIQAVVEGAAEERAPVMIQTTPGTLQHAGIPYIAACVKTAAQLYDIPIALHVDHCPSYRTIVQCIQHGYTSVMIDGSKLPYEENVKLVKKAAETAHCAGVAVEGELGRIGGTEDVLTVDEREATFTVPSEAKAFVEAAGIDSLAVAIGTAHGEYHGEPKLDFERLTAIRQEVDVPLVLHGASGVPDDSVREAIRRGICKINIATELKIPMAEAIRECFRNNPKENDPRNYMGAAKEAVQEVVRKKIRLCGSSGFASRW from the coding sequence ATGTCTCTGACGAATCCACTGGAGCTTTTGCAGAAAGCCACAGAGGAAGGAATTGCGGTGGCGGCCTTCAACGTACACAACCTGGAGACCATACAGGCTGTTGTGGAAGGCGCCGCGGAGGAGAGGGCACCCGTCATGATCCAGACGACACCGGGTACTCTGCAGCATGCGGGTATCCCCTATATTGCAGCATGCGTAAAGACAGCCGCACAGCTTTACGATATCCCCATTGCCCTTCATGTCGACCATTGTCCGTCATACCGAACCATTGTACAGTGCATTCAGCACGGGTATACCTCTGTTATGATCGACGGGTCCAAATTGCCTTATGAGGAAAATGTGAAACTGGTGAAAAAGGCAGCGGAAACGGCTCACTGTGCCGGTGTGGCAGTGGAAGGGGAGCTGGGCCGCATCGGCGGCACGGAGGACGTTCTGACCGTGGACGAGAGGGAAGCGACATTTACCGTTCCCTCAGAGGCGAAGGCATTTGTGGAGGCTGCCGGGATTGACAGTCTTGCCGTTGCCATCGGCACTGCCCACGGAGAGTATCACGGCGAGCCAAAGCTGGATTTTGAACGGTTAACCGCCATCCGGCAGGAAGTCGATGTGCCGCTGGTGCTGCACGGTGCTTCCGGGGTGCCGGACGACAGCGTCCGGGAGGCGATTCGGCGGGGGATCTGCAAGATCAACATTGCAACCGAGTTGAAGATTCCCATGGCGGAGGCGATCCGCGAGTGCTTCCGGAACAATCCGAAGGAAAATGATCCCAGGAATTATATGGGCGCGGCAAAGGAAGCCGTTCAAGAAGTGGTACGCAAAAAAATCCGGCTATGCGGAAGCAGCGGATTTGCTTCCCGGTGGTGA
- a CDS encoding pyridoxamine 5'-phosphate oxidase family protein, translated as MREVYDFLKKAETFYLATIDGNSARVRPFGAVDLFEGRMYFQTGRKKAVYRQMKACPEVEVCAMLDGRWIRISGTAVEDNRLEPNVHMLESYPSLKEMYAPGDGNCTVFYLKDATAVISSFTEPSEVVKF; from the coding sequence ATGAGGGAAGTATATGATTTCCTGAAGAAAGCCGAAACCTTTTATCTGGCCACGATAGATGGGAACAGCGCCAGAGTCCGTCCCTTCGGCGCCGTGGATCTGTTCGAGGGCAGAATGTATTTTCAAACCGGCAGGAAAAAGGCTGTGTATCGGCAGATGAAGGCATGCCCCGAGGTTGAGGTCTGTGCCATGCTGGACGGCAGATGGATCCGGATCAGCGGCACTGCGGTGGAGGACAACCGCCTGGAGCCGAACGTTCATATGCTGGAAAGCTATCCGTCTCTGAAGGAGATGTATGCTCCGGGAGACGGGAACTGCACCGTATTTTATCTGAAAGATGCCACAGCGGTGATTTCTTCCTTTACCGAGCCTTCGGAAGTAGTTAAGTTCTGA